TAAATGACATGGTAATGAATGATTATGATGAACCTTTGTTTTAAGATAGATTTGAGGAGGATTTggccaaaaatgtgtttttaaaatccattctaAACAGGTCTTCAGGGTATTGTGTGGCAAAGAAAATCAATTGCTTCAGATTtcccactatttcaccatcatcgacattccatataaactcacaAAACTCCGTAAGTTGTTCATTTTCTCAATCacaccactttgaatgactttgtttgcatctgaACGTTGTGAGGTGGGAGACCTCAGAGCTTGTGCTTGTTCAGTGCCAGTCTGCGCCTCCGGGAGGGACTGGGGCATTCCAGCAATGCATGAGGAGGAACAGCGCTAAGGTAATGACTCACTGTTCACGCTCTTTTATCTACGGCCCTCCCGCTTGATAAACGATCCCCTGACTGCCACACAAAAGCCGTCAGGCAGAGCTTCATGACGATGGAGAAACAGAAAGGGTCAAAGCACTCCAGTGCGTCCTCCAGTTCATCCTCTAGAGACGTGTATGGAAGGTGGTTGGCCCGGGAGGAAGTTGGGGGTTGATGGTCTCATATTGTCCCCCCACTGAACTGCGAGGAGGGGAGGGAAGgtgggaggaagggagggaagaaaaggagagaaggagagaggagggagtgTGGAGGGAAAGCGCTTGGAGAGCACTTCTGAGAAGAAAATGTTTagttatgaaaacaaaaagtagTGTAACAGACGACACCCTGTGAACCACAGGACAGCGGATTGGAGTGAGACCattatcagataaacagctcagATGGAATGAGGCTGTCCCTGCCTcactgctctctccctctcagacACACGAGCTCCCTGGCAGATATATAAGAGCTCCTCACGCTGATTCTTTGAGGGACATTGGGCTCTTTCTTCAGAAGAGAACAGCCAACATTTAATGACAGCAGTTGTTGAGGCGGACTGCTTTTTCCAAACCTGGATCACATGGGAAGAAGGATTACAGCAGGCCAACTCCTCCTGATTCCAGAGAAGACACCAACATTCAGGATGTAAATATACTTTACAAAAGAAATTGGGTTGCTTTTTGTTTCTTAGTGTTCACTGAGGTCAGCGGATGGAGAACACGACCTTACAAATGATGTTTTCCGGCAATGACTCGACTCTGGACCTAGACACCAAGGTCATTCACAGCTTTGAGATTCCTCAAACCATCAATGGCTTCAGTGTGACCATGGCCGTCCTCCACCTGGCCGTGTGCATCGTAGGATTGGCTGGGAACTCAGTGGTCATCATTGCCATTCTCAAGCTGGATAAAATGTCGTCCGCCACAACTGTCTACATCTTCAACCTGGCTTTGGCGGATGGTCTGTTTATGGTGGGACTCCCGTTTGTGGCCTTCCAGAACTTCCAGAACCAGTGGATCTTTGGCGACCTGGCCTGCAAGCTGGTCATGGTCCTGGATGGCATCAACCAGTTCACCAGTGTGTTCTGCCTCACGGTGATGAGCGTGGACCGTTACATGGCGCTGGTGGATCCCCTTCGCTTCGCTTGCTGGAGAACTCCGAAACGGGCCAAGATTATCTCTGCTTTCCTATGGCTGTTCTCCTTGCTTCTGGTCCTGCCCATGGCAGTTCACTTCTCCGTGAGCTACGGCCTGTGCATGGCCGACACCTTCATGGCCAAGTGGTGGATGACGTTCCTCGTCTACACCTTTGTGCTGGGCTTCGTGCTGCCCTTCGTGGTAATGATCATCTTCTACACAGCTCTGGTGATGACCCTGAGGAGCGCCAGGCAGCGGGGCAGGAGTTCCTCGACGCAGGAGAGCCAGAGGCAGGAGAAGCAGGTCACCAAGATGGTGGTAGCCGTTGTTGTGGTCTTTGGCATGTGCTGGCTGCCATTCTACGTCTTCAACTTCTGCTCACTGTACGGGACAAACATGATGCTTGCCTTCGCACGTGGCTTTGAGATCGCGGTGTTGTTGTCCTACTCGTGGAGCTGTGCCAATCCCATCCTGTATGCTTGCCTGTCGGAGACATTCCGCAGGTACTTCCGCACTCTCCTCTGTCCACACAAGAGCTCAGCCAGCATGACCTGCACGAGGGATACTGAGGGCTATGACTTACGAGACACAAACAGACAGGACATCAGCGTCCTCATTTAGAGTTTTTCTGAAACACTTCATCTGAAGGCTAAGTACATAGGGACTTcaaaacacatgcataagctGGTTTATGATGTTGTATTGATGTGAGGGCTTTTCAACTAAAGTGACAGACATTTGTTCcattataacactgttatgaagcatcattaTCAAGGTATAGTGCTTAAAAGGTTGAGGCCATCTTAATAAGAAAACCTCAATGCCTTATATCTCCTTTcctgtcatttttcttttttccacaaAATTTGAATATCTTATTAATTCCTAAAAAGttttagcaagcaagcaagcaaaatttatttatatagcgctttttacaacagatgttgtcacaaagcggCTTTATAGagcaatcagtattacagaaagaaaagaaaagaaaatccgggtccaagcccccatgagcaagccagcggcaacggtggcaaggaaaaactccctaaagaggaagaaaccttgagaggaatcaagactcagaaggggagcccatcctcctatggtcgacattGGATAGCAAACGTTATtaatataaagtattatagtacaaactGGGAAAAGAAAAGTAGTGGTTAACTTGATTAATTTATggttatgcagcagcagcatctgagggtgaggattgcacagcgttgtaaagcaagaagatcagtggtggtcaaaccggtccagaaggctggtgagcagtggcacctgatcaaggcagaagatgggcagctattcagctcagcaaagaaaggaaagaaaaatgcagtcagttctgtaaagagtggctgaccacagattactgtgttaacagagcagcagagactctgtcaggtctagatctgacagggaagactaatcatcAAAGGCTTGATTATACAAGtaggtttttagcctagacttaaaaactgaggctgtgtctgattcctcaacattaacaggaagattattccagagctggggggctttgtatgagaaagctctccctcttgatgtaactttattaattccaggtaccagtagtaagccagcaccttgtcaTCTAAGAAGGCATGAGTGTTAAGtcagacagtttgtttctagctgcttttggaccaagaaggaggacctctgttttatctgagttaagtaagaGTAAGTTActtgacatccagtcttttatgtcttttacacagtcttCAATCTTTTAAAGCTAAGTTTAAATGTTACAACATTTcctgatgaacggaccaatagaaCTGCTTGGAAGCAAATCTCACTccattcatttccattcaaactTAAGATGGTTAACTTTGTCACCCTGTAACGtgaatattttggaaatataagCTTTTGTTAGAACCATGATGATACATCAGTTCTAGGGGAGGTTCCGTGGATATTAAGAAATCATTATTGATTTCTGTGCATACatattaattgtattttatcttgattacagactgtagctctGACATCGTGGTAgagaaatgtttttcaaaagtgtattaaattaaatttttaatgTTCACAGTTTAAATATACTTTAATGCAATATTCTTTGAAACAGCTCATGATAAATGCATTTCAGTTGTGATTAAATACATATTAGatgtgttcagctgttcttttgagtgttttttcAAATAATTCAAGTATTTAAGACGATTTAGGACACAAATGCTACATCACTTAGAACTAATCTTGAATATATAATTGGAGGTTCTGATACACATCAGCGCTATGAAACTGCATGAATTATAACTACAGCagaactgctgtagctgaatggctggggctaaactgctgtaggtgaatgggtggagctaaactgctgtagctgaatgggtggggctaaactgctgtaggctgaatgggtggagctaaactgctgtaggctgaatgggtggggctaaactgctgtaggctgaatgggcgggagTAAACttctgtagctgaatgggttgggctaaactgctgtagctgaatggtttgggctaaactgctgtaggctgaatgggtgaagctaaactgctataggctgaatgggtggggctaaactgctgtaggctgaatgggtggagctaaactgctataggctgaatgggtggagcttaactgctgtaggctgaatgggcagggctaaactgctgtagtctctttcttttgctgtttgtttttgtatgggACTATTTTGAAACACTTATGCTTACATGCATAATCAAACTTGACAAAAGCAGGGCAGGTGGGTTTTTTTCCacaatgggccctttaaacgaATCTGTTTAGTGACACCAGATTTAGTGTCTCAGTGTGAGAAATTGCAGCACTCCAGTGGGAACGCAGTGCGAGTCTGATCCCGAACCTGAGCTCATTTGGAAGGGAAGAACTTTTATAGCCTCCGTCTCAGTTTCCACTTTTCGGTCAATCGTCACTGTAGTGTAAACACATAAACACTactgagaggtcagaggaaGTACACAGACgtatatatttaacatatacatatattatatattgacatttttatacattagaaatacatttaaaactcacTGCAGTCAAGGCTGAAATACACCCCAAATactaaaatgcatttcagaacATTTCACCACATTTAACctgatatattttaaaacacatttattttaaaccgTGTCGTGAAATATTAACTCAGACAGAAATAACTGTGAacgtttatcagctccatctgaaagtgtaggaacatctccagaatcctgtctgatgctcttcactgtctgattcctttagaaattagtttgtgttccagtctcttcatgTTAAATCTGATCTAATGGTCCTTTAACAGGACAGAAGCAAGGGCTGTAGGtattgatactctgtgaaatgcaggtctgatctgatattgtgtttatgtgaagtacATTGGGTGTGAGAGTCTGAATGCAGATGTACgtggttaatgtaaagtaaaGTCAAACCACAGTTGATACGTTTAGCTACATCTGGAACCTTCATTACACTCAACTCAACACAGATAGTCACACAAACTGATAAATGCAATTTAtagatatatttaaaaaatacatcttGGCCAACTGTGTAAAACTGTATTTGATAAATTTCCATTGGAATATGCTTATTTTTCCATTGGAATTTGCTTGTTTT
This portion of the Pygocentrus nattereri isolate fPygNat1 chromosome 13, fPygNat1.pri, whole genome shotgun sequence genome encodes:
- the LOC108437319 gene encoding somatostatin receptor type 5 — its product is MENTTLQMMFSGNDSTLDLDTKVIHSFEIPQTINGFSVTMAVLHLAVCIVGLAGNSVVIIAILKLDKMSSATTVYIFNLALADGLFMVGLPFVAFQNFQNQWIFGDLACKLVMVLDGINQFTSVFCLTVMSVDRYMALVDPLRFACWRTPKRAKIISAFLWLFSLLLVLPMAVHFSVSYGLCMADTFMAKWWMTFLVYTFVLGFVLPFVVMIIFYTALVMTLRSARQRGRSSSTQESQRQEKQVTKMVVAVVVVFGMCWLPFYVFNFCSLYGTNMMLAFARGFEIAVLLSYSWSCANPILYACLSETFRRYFRTLLCPHKSSASMTCTRDTEGYDLRDTNRQDISVLI